The genomic segment GAGGaaagtgttaaagacaaaaggagAAGCCACAGTTCTTCTGAAGAAAAGACTCATGCCAAAGCAAAGTTTAAAAGCAGTAGTAAATCACCTAAACAGAATGACCAGGAAGATGCAAACCAAAAGAGTGAAAAAGAGAGGATTGTGGTGGAAGGATCCACAGAGAAGTATCAAAAATCGAAATCTGAAGATAAAGAAGATGAGCGAAAGGAAAATCCTGTTCCTCAGAGTTCAAGCAGCACAGCAAAAGATGCCAGTCACAAGTCCAAACATAGCGATAAATCGAAGGAAAGGGCTCGGCCGGACAGCAAGGATCGTGACTCGCTTAAGGTGGATAAGAAatattctggtgaaatctcgAAAGCAAAGTATAGTCATAAGGATGAGAGGCGAAAGAGTGAAAGTGGCAAATTGGAAGAACGATCCTCTAAGTATCCAGAAGAAAAGAAACTCCAAGACCGTTCAAGCAGCTCAGATCGGAAGTCAAGTAAAAAGTCTGTGTCTGAGCATAGAAGTGAAAGCTTTAAAGGCAGCAGTACTAAAAAGGGATTGAAATTAGACAACGAAACTGACACTCAAGGTATTGCTACAGGCAGCGAGCCAAAAGATGTTGAACGACCGAGAGAGAACAAAAAGCCTGGGAAAACACAAACCGAGAGCACCGAAAAGGCCAATAATGAAGCTGCAGAATCCATACTAAGTCTTGGGAACTCGAGCTTTTATTCTGTTACAGAAGCTACTACCTCAAAGAAATCTATCATGCTCAAACCCAAGACAAAACATGGAAGCAGTGATTCAAGGGATAGTAGTGGTGCCATTAAAGCTATGACCGCTTCTAATGACTCCAGTACTTCAACTGAACCATCTGTAGACAATAGTGAACGTAATAAAATGAACCTGCTAAGTTCACAAAACCCTGTTGCTATCCAAAGTGAGACTGATGCAGGAATCCCAGCCAAGAAATCAAAGAATCCAGGTTATGAAATTGGTGGCAGAAGTCACTTGCAACCTAGAGAGTTAGAAAATTCTGCTCAGGGGCAAAGTGAATCTGCTTCCGAACCCAGTAATATTGACAACTCCAGTCTGTCTCCCGATGACGTGTACTCTGAAATTACAGATTCCAATGatggggagatttccacaagtgaCCTTGCTGAAGAGGATGGAAAATGCACGAAAGACGGGATTAAGAAGGAAAATGTGACCATTTCAGTTCCAATTCATTCTTTGGAGCATGATAATCTTGTCACTGGTAATAATGTAGAAAGGGAAGCATCTGCTATGGATATTGATACATCCGAAATTGAAAATTTTGAGGGATCTAATGCAGTGGAAGATGGTTCTGCAGTTGTCCAAAGTGGTGCCTGTTCTGTGAACGTGACTTGCACAGAAAGAAATGTGGGAAGTAGCATAATGGAAGCCATCTGGGGTCAGGGTGGTagcaatatctctgtactttctgGGACGGATAATCAACGTGTAAAGGAAATCGAATGTGAAGATGCTGCTACTTCATCCAGCTCTGTTATAGAAACTACTAACGAAATAAGGCTTCTTGGTGAAGATATGGCCACTTCTTCCAATACCACAATGGATAATGGCACTGATAAAATCTGCATTGAAGTGGATACGGTAAACCTTGATAATAGCAGGGGATATACTTCTTCAGCTTCTGCCGATGGTAACTTTGTAGAAGATGACGGGGATTTTACTATGTTATCAGAAAATAGCTTTGAAGATGCAACTACCACTTCAAGCACAGATAGAAAACCATTCCATGACAACACAGAAAGTTCAGAAACATGCTCACAAAGTACCAGTGATAATCTCCCCGAACAAGTGAGTATCATTACCTTTAAGCCTGCAACATCCAGTGCCATTAGAGAATCCACAGAAAGTACTCAGGAGAATGCAGCCTCCTCATCGAACAATGCTGAAGGTTCTCCTGCTTTAAGAGAATCACGTAATGATAGCCAGACAGCAACATCTTCTGACACCACTTCCGAGGGTACAGAGAGTCCCATTGCACATATAGCAACGTCTTCAGAAAGTTACTTTGTGCCTGCCATTTCTGAAAATATAACCACACAAGCAGCAACCTCTTCCGTCACTGCAGCAGAGATTGATGGTGGTCTTGGGATGTCGGAAAGGCACACAGCCACCTCTTCAAGTAGTGTGGTCAATAGTAGTAGGGGGTTGAACTTTGAAGTCTCTCTGGTCTCATCTGAAATAGATGGCGAACATGTTGCAGCATCATCCAGTAATTTATTGGATAACAGTATGACTGATGACTGTTTAGAAAGAGAGAGCGATAGTGCGGCAAGTTCTTCTAGTAATACCCGCAGAAGTAACCATACGTTTGGTAATGCCGAGGAGAGCAAAAATACACGGGCCACATCAAGCACAGAGCAAGATGGTATGAGTGACACATGTACAAACTTCATCTCTTCTGGAACTCCCAAAGAGTATCCGGGAAACTCATCAGATCTTGCCATGGACAGTAGTACTGAAGTGTTCATAGGAAGAGACTTGTACTCTGGAAGCACCTCAAGCTGTTCTAGTAGTGGAGGAGGTCAAAGCAACAAGTTTAAGGAACAAAGTAAGGATAACACAGCATCTTCAAGCAGTGGAGATCCTTCGGTTCGAAGACAGACTTCTGAGGAGGCAGCATCTTCTTCAAGCTCTTTCAGGCAAAGTATTACAAATCACCCAGCCACATTAACCTCCGAAAACACAGAAGCTACAGCATCTTCAAGCGTTGCAGTGAACATCAGTACTGATCGTTTTGACAGATCTTCTCCTGGAAATAGTTCTGATACTACAGCCACTTCATCGAGCAACTCAACTAGGAATGTTGCCAGCTTAGACTTGTATCCCAGTGCTCAACCTACGGCATCTTCAAGTGTCGCAatggacagcagtacagaagaaGACTTAAGCATGAGATGTGCTATGGACTTAGATAGGGGTACAGGTACTGCAACGTCTTCTGATGTTTTGAACATGTTACGTACAGAAGACACAGTAAGAAATGATGAAGTACCGGCATCGTCAAGCACAGTGGCTGCAGATATGATTAAAGAGAATGTTGAAAGCGCCTTTGTAGATAAGGCAAATGAACAGACCGCTACATCCAGCGATATGATGGATAGCAGCATAGAAGATGACAAATCGTGTGCTGTTATTTCCAACAATGCTTATTCATCCACATCCATAAATAATGATTCTTGTGGAATTAAAGATGGAAATGTTAATAGTGAAGCTACAGCCGCTAGTTCGAGCAATGCTATGGAATCTTTTGATGAGAATAATGCCACATCATCAGATTACTTCATGAGCAGtagtttagaagcagagaaacagGATTTGGGTCCAAGCAGGAATGATGAAGCAGCCAGTTCTTCAAGCTTTAATGATGGTATAGTCCAAGAAATCCAAACAGAAGCATCCATCAACAGACCTGTTGTCGATGATGCAACTACGTCTTCCAGCACGGAAAGAGAGCATGATCTTGGTGAAAGAGATGGAAATGTAGGGAGTGAAATCGGCTGTGAAACTTTACAAATGTCAGTGGAATCAAGCTTTGACGATAACCACAGCAACACTGCCATTTCTGGTACTTCTGAAGAAGTTGCAGTTTATCTGTCAGGAGCAGATGCTAACAATGATTCAGGATGCATTGAGGCAAGCTCTGAAGATGGAGAGAATGATGTAACCTATGAAAAAGAGGATGCTGTAAGCAGTGCAAGCTCTGAAGAGCAAAAACATGTCTGCAGTGTATCTAGACAGCTCGGAGACAGAGAAACTGATGGTGTGGTAACAAGTGCCAGTACTggagcaagagggttatctggtaaTAGAGGCAGTTCTGAAGCTTATGGTCATGTTACTTGTGTAGACAAAGCCAGTTTTGATACAGGCAGTATTACAGCTTACTGTCCTGTAGAAGTGGCGGTTTCTCATACAAATGATTTTGATATAAATGAACGTCAGGAATCGGAGGCATTTGCTGATAACAGGGATGCTGAAGATCCTGACAGAAATGCATCCGCTGAGAATGTACAGTTTGAGGACATTGCTAATGTCCCAACAGAGCATGATGTTTCTAGACCAGCTAACCAATCTGTATTGGAAGAAGGTGAAGGTGCTGTCACCAGTACAGGCATTTCTGAAGAAAATTATGGTGTAAAGCAAGATAACAAAGCCTGCTGTGCCACAGAAGGCACTGAAAGCAGTAGTATCATGAGCAGACCTGCAAGCATAGATTCCAGAGTTACTACAGAAGATGATGAAAGTGCCATTACAAGTACTGGAGCTAAAGAAGATGAAGAAGAGGGGGAAGGGTTTGTCACAAGTACTGGAACTGCAAGTGAAGATTCATCTTTTTCAATTTCTGTAGATCGTAATTCCAGTAATTTAATACATACTGCAGAACACCCAAGAAATCTCATGAACAGTAGGGTTGAACAAGAGGCAGTGGAACGGCTTGAGGTTGACACAGCAGCAGAGGAGCAGATAGTGGAAGAACAGGgtatggaagaggcagtggtggagGAACGGGCAGTGGAggaggcagtggaggaggagcaggctgtggaagaggcagtggaggaggagcaggctgtggaagaggctgtggaggaggagcatgctgtggaggaggagcaggaacggGCTGTACAGGTTGTGCAAGAGGCAGTGGTAGAGGAACGGGCTGCCGAAGAGGCAGTGGTGGAGGAACGGGCTGTACAGGTTGTGCAAGAGGCAGTGGTAGAGGAACGGGCTGCCGAAGAGGCAGTGGTGGAGGAACGGGCTTTACAGGTTGTGCAAGAGGCAGTGGTAGAGGAACGGGCTGTACAGGTTGTGCAAGAGGCAGTGGTAGAGGAACGGGCTGCCGAAGAGGCAGTGGTGGAGGAACGGGCTGTACAGGTTGTGCAAGAGG from the Bufo bufo chromosome 2, aBufBuf1.1, whole genome shotgun sequence genome contains:
- the BOD1L1 gene encoding biorientation of chromosomes in cell division protein 1-like 1 isoform X2; protein product: MANLPPGDPKLVSLIVNHLKSQGLFDQFRRDCLADVDTKPAYQNLRQRVDNFVSNHLANHTWSPHLNKNQLRNNIRQQVLKSGMLESGIDRIISQVVDPKINHTFRPQVEKVVQDFLATLNNKEDANVNHEQVEEKTESSLAITGSASMVGPSTSVANDAMSILETISSLNQEATAAWAMSENCNPKNPDKMSRKAPPQQTFEVSTEEALENDKPAPEGPSESSVEPLIKAEEMNDLSPPAEDIKNSVNEAISSTPSKDTPNDTDEQRVKSVEGVEKKIEVTEKSDRKEENKEIRTEKRNEHVKRSDGTTRQKEEKSGKEKEGDTEPAKYSNAEKSSSKQRAADSVKEECALPDSDVDAFSDVTVSSVHTSDLSSFEEDSDEADAVSDSTEEGEITSDDEEVKLDPENKAKLSGEPGETKTKGTRQAYVHKPFLYSKYYSDSDDELTVEQRRQSVAKEKEERLLRRRLKRERLEEKRKQKALEKSKALKMKNHGGTSTADKPSKGLKPKSSSIKEVLKEQMFLEKKVALSRKKKSELRTDPASSLKLKSELHDEDSRDTQKSNESLDRSSSSTREPKSNTRTDASKASRKLQEPSEQSKNDSRGDKEFKKKTTLLEKMQENETSDTRKHVERLDSTSEDYPKPKNVYRSEKHTKKDSNEGDSQNAKSTLRKEPKPPKHERERTYSEERISSKHRHKSDGIQRPATDESDSQKSKRTSKEEEQLSKHNQSKSSSEERNDRKNKQKTDGKSLSSSKDERSSDHSSKIDGGKRERHQSTEKSRPENRNKRLAGDSRQHRELKRSHSSSEKKSKSSPVDKNEADSANSDNSRQEESVKDKRRSHSSSEEKTHAKAKFKSSSKSPKQNDQEDANQKSEKERIVVEGSTEKYQKSKSEDKEDERKENPVPQSSSSTAKDASHKSKHSDKSKERARPDSKDRDSLKVDKKYSGEISKAKYSHKDERRKSESGKLEERSSKYPEEKKLQDRSSSSDRKSSKKSVSEHRSESFKGSSTKKGLKLDNETDTQGIATGSEPKDVERPRENKKPGKTQTESTEKANNEAAESILSLGNSSFYSVTEATTSKKSIMLKPKTKHGSSDSRDSSGAIKAMTASNDSSTSTEPSVDNSERNKMNLLSSQNPVAIQSETDAGIPAKKSKNPGYEIGGRSHLQPRELENSAQGQSESASEPSNIDNSSLSPDDVYSEITDSNDGEISTSDLAEEDGKCTKDGIKKENVTISVPIHSLEHDNLVTGNNVEREASAMDIDTSEIENFEGSNAVEDGSAVVQSGACSVNVTCTERNVGSSIMEAIWGQGGSNISVLSGTDNQRVKEIECEDAATSSSSVIETTNEIRLLGEDMATSSNTTMDNGTDKICIEVDTVNLDNSRGYTSSASADGNFVEDDGDFTMLSENSFEDATTTSSTDRKPFHDNTESSETCSQSTSDNLPEQVSIITFKPATSSAIRESTESTQENAASSSNNAEGSPALRESRNDSQTATSSDTTSEGTESPIAHIATSSESYFVPAISENITTQAATSSVTAAEIDGGLGMSERHTATSSSSVVNSSRGLNFEVSLVSSEIDGEHVAASSSNLLDNSMTDDCLERESDSAASSSSNTRRSNHTFGNAEESKNTRATSSTEQDGMSDTCTNFISSGTPKEYPGNSSDLAMDSSTEVFIGRDLYSGSTSSCSSSGGGQSNKFKEQSKDNTASSSSGDPSVRRQTSEEAASSSSSFRQSITNHPATLTSENTEATASSSVAVNISTDRFDRSSPGNSSDTTATSSSNSTRNVASLDLYPSAQPTASSSVAMDSSTEEDLSMRCAMDLDRGTGTATSSDVLNMLRTEDTVRNDEVPASSSTVAADMIKENVESAFVDKANEQTATSSDMMDSSIEDDKSCAVISNNAYSSTSINNDSCGIKDGNVNSEATAASSSNAMESFDENNATSSDYFMSSSLEAEKQDLGPSRNDEAASSSSFNDGIVQEIQTEASINRPVVDDATTSSSTEREHDLGERDGNVGSEIGCETLQMSVESSFDDNHSNTAISGTSEEVAVYLSGADANNDSGCIEASSEDGENDVTYEKEDAVSSASSEEQKHVCSVSRQLGDRETDGVVTSASTGARGLSGNRGSSEAYGHVTCVDKASFDTGSITAYCPVEVAVSHTNDFDINERQESEAFADNRDAEDPDRNASAENVQFEDIANVPTEHDVSRPANQSVLEEGEGAVTSTGISEENYGVKQDNKACCATEGTESSSIMSRPASIDSRVTTEDDESAITSTGAKEDEEEGEGFVTSTGTASEDSSFSISVDRNSSNLIHTAEHPRNLMNSRVEQEAVERLEVDTAAEEQIVEEQGMEEAVVEEHVAEEAVAEEQVAEEAMVKAGVEKEAVVEEHVEEETVAEVEVKKDCEVFQGVINFSIAPVRSLSRTSENECISSVKSAIVADHSALESLTHGAAEISEEKLDDLNTEYQCTSDLDTSASIESQGSLTKSPSEASNTFFDSQTSHTDKVAHHMFEEENMLHTALSEEHLEDGKVHILSTDNSENAPVNTSDGRKSSNSDEDVPSEPSQGMVSEHVVTVEPSNKVVESEETPQTNEDHNKQAKECHNTTSADAHENQISVLASEPIIERVQSAQDGDSRAPELGDKVKPGSEMDGPKEPDSITKHEDPAKKSEEKELKEEGKAEGTQPDPSTGKVESLPAAQPEKRKRGRPPKRRTLLLAMAKQAEEAAAAAAKQSSEAQRPLEEKDKSDKNDKGDKDVSSPKKNESDPKISQESGSDRSPAPVSRRGRKSKRSLSSSETDCSEPERKRKKSECVEEEEDEDDNDDDDDDDDDDDDSEDEEGGQQGATTRAASRLEAQRKLPHKPTTRAASKLSSPEKSSPAERRRKAVSSESKTGKVSPESKAGKNTKNRSTPPQASGAKRRREASPSTPRSRGQQTSDETAAKRIKRQ
- the BOD1L1 gene encoding biorientation of chromosomes in cell division protein 1-like 1 isoform X1, which gives rise to MANLPPGDPKLVSLIVNHLKSQGLFDQFRRDCLADVDTKPAYQNLRQRVDNFVSNHLANHTWSPHLNKNQLRNNIRQQVLKSGMLESGIDRIISQVVDPKINHTFRPQVEKVVQDFLATLNNKEDANVNHEQVEEKTESSLAITGSASMVGPSTSVANDAMSILETISSLNQEATAAWAMSENCNPKNPDKMSRKAPPQQTFEVSTEEALENDKPAPEGPSESSVEPLIKAEEMNDLSPPAEDIKNSVNEAISSTPSKDTPNDTDEQRVKSVEGVEKKIEVTEKSDRKEENKEIRTEKRNEHVKRSDGTTRQKEEKSGKEKEGDTEPAKYSNAEKSSSKQRAADSVKEECALPDSDVDAFSDVTVSSVHTSDLSSFEEDSDEADAVSDSTEEGEITSDDEEVKLDPENKAKLSGEPGETKTKGTRQAYVHKPFLYSKYYSDSDDELTVEQRRQSVAKEKEERLLRRRLKRERLEEKRKQKALEKSKALKMKNHGGTSTADKPSKGLKPKSSSIKEVLKEQMFLEKKVALSRKKKSELRTDPASSLKLKSELHDEDSRDTQKSNESLDRSSSSTREPKSNTRTDASKASRKLQEPSEQSKNDSRGDKEFKKKTTLLEKMQENETSDTRKHVERLDSTSEDYPKPKNVYRSEKHTKKDSNEGDSQNAKSTLRKEPKPPKHERERTYSEERISSKHRHKSDGIQRPATDESDSQKSKRTSKEEEQLSKHNQSKSSSEERNDRKNKQKTDGKSLSSSKDERSSDHSSKIDGGKRERHQSTEKSRPENRNKRLAGDSRQHRELKRSHSSSEKKSKSSPVDKNEADSANSDNSRQEESVKDKRRSHSSSEEKTHAKAKFKSSSKSPKQNDQEDANQKSEKERIVVEGSTEKYQKSKSEDKEDERKENPVPQSSSSTAKDASHKSKHSDKSKERARPDSKDRDSLKVDKKYSGEISKAKYSHKDERRKSESGKLEERSSKYPEEKKLQDRSSSSDRKSSKKSVSEHRSESFKGSSTKKGLKLDNETDTQGIATGSEPKDVERPRENKKPGKTQTESTEKANNEAAESILSLGNSSFYSVTEATTSKKSIMLKPKTKHGSSDSRDSSGAIKAMTASNDSSTSTEPSVDNSERNKMNLLSSQNPVAIQSETDAGIPAKKSKNPGYEIGGRSHLQPRELENSAQGQSESASEPSNIDNSSLSPDDVYSEITDSNDGEISTSDLAEEDGKCTKDGIKKENVTISVPIHSLEHDNLVTGNNVEREASAMDIDTSEIENFEGSNAVEDGSAVVQSGACSVNVTCTERNVGSSIMEAIWGQGGSNISVLSGTDNQRVKEIECEDAATSSSSVIETTNEIRLLGEDMATSSNTTMDNGTDKICIEVDTVNLDNSRGYTSSASADGNFVEDDGDFTMLSENSFEDATTTSSTDRKPFHDNTESSETCSQSTSDNLPEQVSIITFKPATSSAIRESTESTQENAASSSNNAEGSPALRESRNDSQTATSSDTTSEGTESPIAHIATSSESYFVPAISENITTQAATSSVTAAEIDGGLGMSERHTATSSSSVVNSSRGLNFEVSLVSSEIDGEHVAASSSNLLDNSMTDDCLERESDSAASSSSNTRRSNHTFGNAEESKNTRATSSTEQDGMSDTCTNFISSGTPKEYPGNSSDLAMDSSTEVFIGRDLYSGSTSSCSSSGGGQSNKFKEQSKDNTASSSSGDPSVRRQTSEEAASSSSSFRQSITNHPATLTSENTEATASSSVAVNISTDRFDRSSPGNSSDTTATSSSNSTRNVASLDLYPSAQPTASSSVAMDSSTEEDLSMRCAMDLDRGTGTATSSDVLNMLRTEDTVRNDEVPASSSTVAADMIKENVESAFVDKANEQTATSSDMMDSSIEDDKSCAVISNNAYSSTSINNDSCGIKDGNVNSEATAASSSNAMESFDENNATSSDYFMSSSLEAEKQDLGPSRNDEAASSSSFNDGIVQEIQTEASINRPVVDDATTSSSTEREHDLGERDGNVGSEIGCETLQMSVESSFDDNHSNTAISGTSEEVAVYLSGADANNDSGCIEASSEDGENDVTYEKEDAVSSASSEEQKHVCSVSRQLGDRETDGVVTSASTGARGLSGNRGSSEAYGHVTCVDKASFDTGSITAYCPVEVAVSHTNDFDINERQESEAFADNRDAEDPDRNASAENVQFEDIANVPTEHDVSRPANQSVLEEGEGAVTSTGISEENYGVKQDNKACCATEGTESSSIMSRPASIDSRVTTEDDESAITSTGAKEDEEEGEGFVTSTGTASEDSSFSISVDRNSSNLIHTAEHPRNLMNSRVEQEAVERLEVDTAAEEQIVEEQGMEEAVVEERAVEEQHVAEEAVAEEQVAEEAMVKAGVEKEAVVEEHVEEETVAEVEVKKDCEVFQGVINFSIAPVRSLSRTSENECISSVKSAIVADHSALESLTHGAAEISEEKLDDLNTEYQCTSDLDTSASIESQGSLTKSPSEASNTFFDSQTSHTDKVAHHMFEEENMLHTALSEEHLEDGKVHILSTDNSENAPVNTSDGRKSSNSDEDVPSEPSQGMVSEHVVTVEPSNKVVESEETPQTNEDHNKQAKECHNTTSADAHENQISVLASEPIIERVQSAQDGDSRAPELGDKVKPGSEMDGPKEPDSITKHEDPAKKSEEKELKEEGKAEGTQPDPSTGKVESLPAAQPEKRKRGRPPKRRTLLLAMAKQAEEAAAAAAKQSSEAQRPLEEKDKSDKNDKGDKDVSSPKKNESDPKISQESGSDRSPAPVSRRGRKSKRSLSSSETDCSEPERKRKKSECVEEEEDEDDNDDDDDDDDDDDDSEDEEGGQQGATTRAASRLEAQRKLPHKPTTRAASKLSSPEKSSPAERRRKAVSSESKTGKVSPESKAGKNTKNRSTPPQASGAKRRREASPSTPRSRGQQTSDETAAKRIKRQ